A DNA window from Pyrus communis chromosome 3, drPyrComm1.1, whole genome shotgun sequence contains the following coding sequences:
- the LOC137728932 gene encoding pentatricopeptide repeat-containing protein At3g24000, mitochondrial has product MLSGRRTEEAKEAELAIRCRKLSALKLVLLPLPLPPTYSAIVTCRSYLNPKPISLPPCPEEPTNYGGIQYLHLSNHPNPEVSCFSQKGFSEITRDINGRALHGLCVKGFVPLGVFSFNTLVNMYSKFGRIGYARYVFDNIPERNEASWNTMISSYVRVGLYSESIGFFCEMIGCGVKPSGFVIASLITACDKSACRFSEGLQVHGFVVKIGLFCDVFVGTSLLHFYGTYGFVSSAQKIFEEMPEKNVVTWTSLIVGRSTNRDSEEVINIYKRMIYEGVCCNDNTFAIVISTCGMLGNEPLGHQVLGHVVKLGLETSVSVANSLISMYGSCGNVEAACYVFDQMDERDIISWNSIISADAQNGLCEESLRHFHCMRSVNKEVNSTTLSTLLTVSGSSEKLKWGSGIHGLVVKLGLEANVCVCNTLLSMYSEAGRSKDAELVFQRMIEKDIISWNSMLACYVQNDEYQNALELFSEMLRMRKPVNYVTLTSALSACPNPEFLIEGKILHALAVFAGLQDNLIIGNALVTMYGKFGMMVEAEKVLQIMPNRDQVTWNALIGGYAESKEPNEAIKGFKFMREEGTPANYITIINVLGAFLTPGDLLKHGMPIHAHIVLTGFDSDKHVQSTLITMYAKCGDLNSSNSIFNGLAFKNSIAWNALICANANHGLEEALKLVVMMRKAGVDLDQFSLSVALSVSADLAMLDEGEQLHALVVKLGFDSDDYVANAAMDMYGKCGNMEDVLKLLPLPTSRSRLSWNILISSYAKHGCFPKAREAFHEMLNLGLKPDHVTFVSLLSACSHGGLVDDGLAYYNSMTTEFGVPPGIEHCVCMIDLLGRSGRLAEAENFIKGMVVPPNDLVWRSLLAACKIHRNVELARKAAEHLLELDPSDDSAYVLFSNVCATTGRWEEVENVRRQMGSRNITKKPACSWVKLKTEVSKFGMGEQSHPQTEQIYAKLGELMKMIREAGYVPDTSYALQDTDEEQKEQNLWNHSERIALAFALINTPEGSPVKVFKNLRVCGDCHSVYKHVSAVVGQKIILRDPYRFHHFSDGKCSCSDYW; this is encoded by the coding sequence ATGCTCAGTGGAAGGAGAACTGAAGAAGCAAAAGAAGCAGAGCTGGCTATTCGCTGCAGAAAACTCTCAGCTCTGAAACTTGTGCTTCTTCCACTTCCACTTCCACCCACCTATTCCGCCATTGTTACATGCAGAAGCTacctaaacccaaaacccatcTCTCTCCCACCATGCCCAGAAGAACCCACAAACTATGGCGGCATTCAGTATCTCCACCTTTCAAACCACCCCAACCCCGAAGTCTCATGCTTTTCTCAAAAGGGCTTCTCAGAGATCACCAGAGACATCAATGGAAGAGCGCTACATGGATTGTGCGTGAAGGGTTTTGTGCCTCTTGGTGTGTTCAGTTTTAATACTTTGGTGAATATGTACTCGAAGTTTGGTCGTATTGGTTATGCAAGGTATGTGTTTGATAATATTCCTGAGAGAAATGAAGCTTCTTGGAACACGATGATATCGAGTTATGTACGAGTGGGGTTGTATTCCGAATCGATTGGATTCTTCTGCGAAATGATTGGCTGCGGTGTTAAGCCAAGCGGGTTTGTCATTGCTAGTTTGATAACTGCGTGTGATAAGTCTGCTTGTAGGTTTAGTGAAGGGTTGCAGGTCCATGGTTTTGTGGTTAAAATTGGTTTGTTTTGTGATGTCTTTGTTGGGACTTCGCTTTTGCACTTCTATGGCACCTATGGTTTTGTGTCTTCTGCTCAAAAGATTTTTGAGGAGATGCCGGAGAAGAATGTGGTTACTTGGACTTCTTTGATTGTTGGCCGTTCAACTAATAGAGATTCGGAAGAAGTTATAAACATATATAAGCGTATGATATATGAAGGAGTGTGTTGCAATGATAACACATTTGCTATAGTCATTAGTACTTGTGGGATGCTAGGGAATGAACCATTAGGTCATCAAGTTCTTGGACATGTCGTGAAACTCGGACTAGAGACTAGTGTTTCTGTAGCAAACTCTCTCATATCCATGTATGGTAGCTGCGGAAATGTAGAAGCGGCCTGCTATGTCTTTGATCAGATGGATGAGCGTGATATAATCTCATGGAATTCGATTATTTCTGCAGATGCACAAAATGGGCTTTGCGAAGAATCATTAAGGCACTTTCACTGTATGCGGAGTGTTAATAAAGAGGTGAATTCCACAACGCTTTCGACATTGTTGACAGTCTCTGGTTCCTCAGAGAAACTGAAGTGGGGCAGTGGAATTCATGGCTTAGTTGTAAAACTAGGGTTGGAGGCAAATGTCTGTGTTTGCAATACTCTTTTAAGTATGTATTCGGAGGCTGGAAGGTCCAAAGATGCTGAGTTAGTTTTCCAAAGAATGATAGAGAAGGATATAATCTCATGGAACTCGATGTTAGCATGCTATGTGCAGAATGATGAGTACCAAAATGCCTTGGAACTTTTCTCTGAAATGCTTCGGATGAGAAAACCAGTAAATTATGTGACTCTAACAAGTGCACTATCTGCTTGTCCGAACCCTGAATTTCTCATTGAAGGCAAGATTCTTCATGCTCTTGCAGTCTTTGCAGGCCTACAAGACAATCTGATAATTGGCAATGCACTGGTTACAATGTACGGCAAGTTTGGTATGATGGTTGAAGCAGAAAAGGTGCTGCAAATAATGCCCAACCGAGATCAAGTTACTTGGAATGCCCTCATAGGTGGTTACGCTGAGAGCAAAGAACCAAATGAGGCAATAAAAGGTTTCAAGTTCATGAGAGAAGAAGGAACTCCAGCAAACTACATTACAATAATCAATGTCCTTGGTGCTTTTCTGACTCCTGGTGATCTTCTCAAACATGGAATGCCCATCCATGCGCATATAGTTCTAACAGGATTTGATTCGGACAAGCATGTGCAGAGTACCCTCATAACAATGTATGCTAAGTGTGGTGATTTAAATTCAAGTAATTCCATATTCAATGGATTAGCTTTCAAGAACTCTATCGCATGGAATGCGCTCATATGTGCAAATGCTAATCATGGCTTAGAGGAAGCTTTGAAACTTGTAGTGATGATGAGAAAAGCTGGAGTGGACTTAGATCAGTTCAGCCTTTCTGTGGCACTTTCTGTTAGTGCAGACCTGGCTATGTTGGATGAAGGCGAACAACTTCATGCCTTGGTGGTTAAGCTTGGTTTTGACTCAGACGATTACGTTGCAAATGCTGCCATGGATATGTATGGAAAATGTGGGAATATGGAAGATGTTTTGAAATTACTTCCCTTGCCAACCAGCAGGTCACGATTATCATGGAACATTTTGATATCGTCTTACGCCAAACATGGGTGTTTCCCGAAGGCTAGGGAAGCTTTTCATGAAATGCTAAATCTTGGCTTGAAACCAGATCATGTTACCTTTGTTTCACTTTTGTCTGCTTGCAGTCATGGGGGTCTGGTGGATGATGGTCTTGCGTACTACAATTCAATGACCACAGAGTTTGGCGTCCCACCAGGAATAGAGCATTGTGTGTGCATGATTGATCTTCTTGGACGATCTGGAAGGCTTGCTGAagctgaaaattttattaaaggAATGGTTGTGCCTCCAAATGACCTTGTGTGGCGGAGCTTGCTGGCTGCATGTAAAATCCATCGTAATGTGGAGTTAGCGAGGAAAGCTGCAGAACATCTCCTAGAGCTAGATCCATCGGACGATTCAGCTTATGTTCTTTTCTCAAATGTGTGTGCAACTACTGGTAGATGGGAGGAAGTAGAGAACGTAAGGAGGCAGATGGGATCGAGAAACATAACGAAGAAGCCTGCGTGCAGTTGGGTCAAGTTGAAAACCGAGGTAAGTAAATTTGGGATGGGAGAGCAGTCCCATCCACAGACAGAGCAAATTTATGCCAAGTTGGGAGAGCTCATGaagatgattagagaagcagGTTATGTCCCGGATACCAGCTATGCACTGCAGGATACAGATGAAGAACAGAAGGAACAAAATCTTTGGAACCACAGTGAGAGAATCGCCCTTGCTTTCGCATTGATCAATACTCCAGAAGGTTCACCAGTTAAGGTTTTCAAGAACCTTCGTGTCTGTGGCGATTGCCATTCTGTCTACAAGCATGTTAGTGCAGTAGTCGGGCAGAAAATCATATTGAGAGATCCTTACCGGTTTCACCATTTCAGCGACGGCAAGTGTTCTTGTTCTGACTATTGGTGA